A stretch of Bacteroidota bacterium DNA encodes these proteins:
- a CDS encoding aminotransferase class I/II-fold pyridoxal phosphate-dependent enzyme, which yields MIDLRSDTLTKPTAGMLEAMMSAKVGDDVWGEDPSVNELEEKAAKMFDMQAAVFCPSGTMTNQIAIKVHTAPGDEVICDRASHIYNFEGGGIAFNSGVSVRLIEGDRGRFMAQDVIDNINPDNIHFAASKLVAVENTTNRGGGSFYDFQELIKIKQVCKEYNLPFHLDGARLFNALAETPQKAADYGHLFDSISICLSKGLGAPVGSLLLGDDAFMQKARRIRKVFGGCMRQSGYLAAAGIYALDNNIARLKEDHHHAKKLGIEIANLHFVKRILPVDTNIVIFELADSISEEVIIDKMKQKGILLHAIGKNAIRLVTHLDFTEEMLVDTINAFREI from the coding sequence ATGATAGACTTAAGAAGTGATACTTTAACCAAACCAACTGCCGGAATGCTTGAGGCAATGATGAGTGCAAAAGTTGGGGATGATGTATGGGGAGAAGACCCTAGCGTTAACGAACTGGAAGAAAAAGCTGCGAAAATGTTCGACATGCAAGCTGCTGTTTTTTGTCCATCAGGAACCATGACAAATCAAATTGCAATTAAAGTACATACAGCACCTGGAGATGAAGTGATTTGTGATAGGGCTTCTCATATATATAATTTTGAAGGTGGAGGTATCGCTTTCAATTCAGGAGTTTCGGTCAGACTTATAGAAGGCGACAGAGGCCGATTTATGGCTCAGGATGTAATTGATAATATCAATCCAGATAACATTCATTTTGCAGCAAGCAAACTAGTTGCTGTGGAAAATACAACAAATAGAGGTGGAGGTTCATTCTATGATTTTCAGGAATTGATAAAGATAAAACAGGTTTGTAAAGAGTATAATTTGCCCTTCCACTTAGATGGCGCCAGACTTTTCAATGCATTAGCAGAAACACCGCAAAAAGCTGCAGATTATGGTCATTTGTTTGACTCAATCTCTATTTGCCTTTCCAAAGGCTTAGGAGCCCCTGTAGGCTCTCTGCTTTTGGGTGATGATGCATTTATGCAAAAGGCCAGAAGGATTCGTAAGGTCTTCGGAGGATGCATGCGTCAGTCTGGTTATTTAGCTGCAGCTGGCATATATGCCCTTGACAATAATATTGCTCGCTTAAAAGAAGATCATCATCATGCAAAAAAGCTAGGAATTGAAATTGCAAACTTGCATTTTGTTAAAAGAATATTACCCGTTGACACCAATATTGTAATTTTTGAACTGGCAGATAGTATTTCGGAAGAAGTAATTATAGATAAAATGAAGCAAAAAGGTATATTGTTGCACGCCATTGGAAAAAATGCAATCCGATTAGTAACCCATCTTGATTTTACTGAAGAAATGCTTGTTGATACGATAAATGCCTTTCGAGAAATTTAA
- a CDS encoding DoxX family protein, giving the protein MKINSKLLLVSRIIVGLTFIFSGFVKAVDPSGWMIKLTEYFIAFNIEGLQPAAVVLTFILCCYEVPLGVGILFGLRGKLMSWLLLLTMLPFTILTFYLAISNPVSDCGCFGDAIILTNWETFYKNVILMGFTIIIFISRKNIKPIFKGFWDWGVVIISTLLIVVMSVYCYAYLPILDFRAYKVGNDVKELMTIPEGKTGDILKTVLVYKDLTTGELKEFDASNLPMDENLEYLETKPNELVKKGYDPPTKSFKLDDSTGVEVTDLFLNENGYRLLIVHHKLESEGSKAQKKLNELVNNILKDGNVGVWAVTSALNEDVKTYINKYEVPYFMHSADIVLLETIIRSNPGLLLFKDNVIIKKWPSKKIPSYEKLNSLLYN; this is encoded by the coding sequence ATGAAAATAAATAGCAAATTGCTCTTGGTAAGTCGAATAATTGTTGGTTTAACTTTTATTTTTTCCGGTTTTGTAAAAGCTGTCGATCCATCTGGCTGGATGATTAAGCTAACCGAATATTTCATAGCATTTAATATTGAAGGATTGCAACCAGCAGCAGTTGTTTTAACCTTTATTCTATGTTGCTATGAGGTTCCCTTAGGTGTTGGTATTCTATTTGGGTTAAGAGGAAAATTGATGTCATGGTTGCTACTACTTACCATGCTACCTTTTACCATCCTTACCTTTTATTTGGCCATAAGCAATCCTGTTTCTGATTGCGGATGCTTTGGCGATGCTATCATTCTAACAAACTGGGAAACTTTTTATAAGAATGTCATATTAATGGGTTTCACTATTATTATTTTCATATCCCGTAAAAACATTAAACCCATTTTTAAAGGATTTTGGGATTGGGGAGTCGTAATTATCAGCACATTGTTGATTGTGGTTATGAGCGTTTACTGTTATGCCTATTTACCCATTCTTGATTTTAGAGCCTATAAGGTTGGAAATGATGTAAAAGAGTTAATGACAATTCCAGAGGGCAAGACTGGAGATATCCTAAAAACCGTTTTGGTATATAAAGATTTAACAACCGGAGAATTAAAAGAGTTCGATGCATCGAATTTGCCAATGGACGAAAATTTAGAATATCTTGAAACGAAGCCAAATGAATTGGTTAAAAAAGGATATGATCCTCCAACAAAGTCATTCAAACTTGATGATTCAACAGGAGTTGAGGTTACCGATTTATTTTTAAATGAAAATGGTTATCGGCTGTTGATTGTACATCACAAACTTGAAAGTGAAGGCTCAAAAGCTCAAAAGAAACTCAATGAATTAGTTAACAACATCTTAAAAGACGGAAATGTTGGTGTGTGGGCAGTAACTTCTGCTTTGAATGAGGATGTCAAAACGTATATCAATAAGTATGAAGTTCCTTATTTCATGCACAGTGCAGATATCGTTTTACTAGAAACAATAATCCGTTCAAATCCTGGATTGTTATTATTCAAGGACAATGTTATCATCAAGAAATGGCCGAGCAAAAAAATTCCAAGCTATGAAAAACTAAATAGTTTGCTTTACAATTAA
- a CDS encoding radical SAM protein — protein sequence MAFKYLFGPIPSRRLGISLGVDLVPHKVCNLNCLYCESGKTNKHTNERREYVLSKGIIDELNTYLSENPNLDYITFSGAGEPTLNSSIGKIIQFLKANYPTYKTALITNSLLFESEILRKEVENVDLILPSLDAASQEVFQKINRPVANIKIENVINGLALFNKVFKGKMWLEFFVLQGINDMENELIAVKKAIEKIKPDKIQINTLDRPGTQANLNTASYTRLLEIKDFFKPFTVEIVSRQSETKHINKLEQDFHTSILDAITRRPCSEEDISQILTISKEEALLLLNNMIEQGAIRRKIQNGLNFYLLPNS from the coding sequence ATGGCATTTAAATACCTATTTGGACCGATCCCTTCTCGAAGACTAGGCATATCTTTAGGGGTAGACCTTGTTCCTCACAAGGTTTGTAATTTGAATTGCCTATACTGTGAAAGCGGCAAAACAAACAAGCATACAAACGAAAGACGAGAATATGTATTGTCGAAAGGGATTATTGATGAACTAAATACCTATTTGTCCGAAAACCCAAATTTGGATTATATCACATTTTCAGGAGCTGGTGAACCTACTCTAAATTCGTCTATTGGCAAAATTATTCAGTTTCTTAAAGCAAATTATCCCACTTATAAAACTGCTTTAATAACAAATAGCCTGCTTTTTGAGAGTGAGATATTACGAAAAGAAGTTGAAAATGTAGACTTAATTCTCCCATCACTTGATGCTGCAAGTCAAGAGGTATTTCAGAAGATAAACAGACCTGTAGCAAATATTAAAATTGAAAATGTAATTAATGGACTAGCGTTATTTAACAAAGTTTTTAAAGGAAAAATGTGGCTTGAATTCTTTGTTTTACAGGGAATTAATGATATGGAAAACGAACTAATAGCAGTAAAAAAAGCCATTGAGAAAATAAAGCCTGACAAAATTCAAATTAACACCCTAGACAGACCAGGTACACAAGCAAATTTAAATACAGCCTCTTACACCAGATTGCTTGAAATTAAAGATTTTTTCAAGCCATTTACGGTTGAAATTGTATCAAGACAATCTGAAACAAAACATATTAACAAACTGGAACAAGATTTCCACACCTCGATATTAGATGCAATAACAAGAAGACCATGTAGTGAGGAAGATATCAGTCAAATTTTGACAATATCAAAAGAAGAGGCATTGCTTTTATTAAATAATATGATTGAACAGGGAGCTATTAGAAGGAAAATTCAAAATGGACTTAATTTTTACTTACTCCCCAATTCTTAA
- the folP gene encoding dihydropteroate synthase has protein sequence MILQHKNNTIKIKGGVLDLEKKCVMGILNLTPDSFYDGGRLSNMSSILTKVEQMLNDGAAIIDVGGYSSRPKAIEISIEEELNRVIPVIKEIKRIFPEAILSVDTFRASVAEKAIGEGADMINDIGAGVIDPALPHLISKSNIPYIIMHMQGIPDNMQENPSYQNVVKDVLQFFSNRINYLHQIGIKDIIIDPGFGFGKRQNHNYELLNKLSLFETLNHPIMVGLSRKSMIYNVLQTQPDNALNGTTALNTLAILNGASILRVHDVKEAVEAIKLVDLYLNPNKQ, from the coding sequence ATGATATTGCAGCACAAAAATAACACGATAAAAATAAAAGGAGGAGTGCTTGATCTTGAAAAGAAGTGTGTGATGGGTATTTTAAACCTTACTCCTGATTCTTTTTATGATGGAGGGCGCTTGTCGAATATGTCAAGTATTTTAACAAAGGTTGAGCAAATGCTTAATGATGGTGCAGCTATTATTGATGTTGGTGGGTACTCCTCTCGTCCAAAAGCCATTGAAATTTCAATCGAGGAAGAGCTAAATCGAGTAATTCCAGTGATCAAAGAAATAAAGCGGATTTTTCCGGAGGCTATTTTATCGGTTGATACTTTTCGGGCCAGCGTAGCAGAAAAAGCAATAGGTGAAGGAGCCGATATGATTAATGATATTGGAGCAGGGGTGATTGATCCTGCTTTGCCACATTTAATTTCAAAATCAAATATTCCCTACATCATAATGCATATGCAAGGAATACCTGATAACATGCAGGAAAATCCAAGCTACCAAAATGTGGTAAAAGATGTTTTACAATTTTTCTCAAATAGAATTAACTATTTACATCAAATAGGAATTAAGGATATTATTATTGATCCGGGATTTGGATTTGGCAAAAGACAAAATCACAATTATGAACTATTAAACAAGCTTTCATTGTTTGAAACACTCAATCATCCGATTATGGTTGGCCTGTCAAGAAAATCAATGATTTACAATGTATTACAGACACAGCCCGATAATGCATTAAATGGGACTACTGCTCTTAACACATTAGCAATATTAAATGGAGCCTCAATTCTAAGAGTACATGATGTAAAAGAAGCTGTTGAAGCAATAAAACTTGTAGATTTGTATTTGAATCCCAATAAGCAATAA
- a CDS encoding DUF1599 domain-containing protein, translated as MTDKTNSQYSKQSVKARSIFVNKNKDYGTSWRILRIPSLIDQIYIKTDRIRNIEEGKIPMIEDDTRSEYIGIINYCLITLIQIELGETSQENFPFEQVLAKYDFYQMEAQNLMNKKNHDYGEAWRNMYVSSYTDLILTKILRIKQIIENEGKTEVSEGIEGNLYDMINYSFFALIKLTEAHENK; from the coding sequence GTGACCGATAAAACAAACTCTCAATATAGCAAACAGTCTGTCAAGGCCAGATCCATATTTGTAAACAAAAATAAAGATTATGGAACTTCTTGGCGCATTTTAAGAATTCCCAGCCTAATTGACCAGATTTATATAAAAACAGATCGCATTCGCAATATTGAAGAAGGAAAAATTCCGATGATAGAGGATGATACCCGATCAGAATATATTGGAATTATTAATTATTGCCTGATTACGCTAATTCAAATTGAGTTGGGTGAAACCAGTCAGGAAAACTTTCCTTTTGAGCAAGTTTTAGCTAAATATGATTTTTATCAAATGGAGGCTCAAAATTTGATGAATAAAAAGAATCATGATTATGGAGAGGCTTGGCGAAATATGTATGTTTCATCCTATACTGATTTAATTTTGACCAAAATTCTTCGCATTAAGCAAATTATTGAAAACGAAGGAAAGACTGAGGTATCTGAAGGTATAGAAGGAAATTTATATGATATGATCAATTATTCTTTTTTTGCATTGATAAAATTAACAGAAGCTCATGAAAATAAATAG
- a CDS encoding MBOAT family protein, which translates to MVFSSTIFIFYFLPATFVVYFISPYKWKNLVLLLSSTFFFAWGAPEFIFILLVSITADYYLANFLFSSTNKQRKKSLLLLSIFLNLGLLIYFKYANFFVDNFNSILNEFGAINVKWTAIVLPIGISFFTFQKLSYVLDVFRMKKEPLKKWTDFALYILLFPQLIAGPIIRYTQIADQLIDRKAMLTIDNALLGFRRFIIGLSKKMLIANALGQQVDLAFSNGIENLGSLSSWIIIIAYALQIYFDFSGYSDMAIGIGRMLGFKIPENFKNPYIAKDIIDFWRRWHITLTNWFRDYLFFPLAFSISNKLQKPKYLQLKTDYWIYFFAALITFGLTGFWHGASWSFLLWGLYHGAWLVINRFLLKKFFKRIGKTSSILITFIIVLIGWVLFRAENMNEAVVFLSQMFSLETSSLIFPFSFWLILTIGILISFVPAFGKMESFFENIRSEDKRLPFFVIRYTITAMLLILCMSEIVSTGFNPFIYFRF; encoded by the coding sequence ATGGTTTTTAGTAGTACCATTTTCATTTTTTATTTCTTACCAGCAACATTTGTAGTTTACTTTATCAGTCCTTACAAATGGAAAAATCTTGTATTACTATTATCAAGCACATTTTTCTTTGCCTGGGGAGCTCCAGAATTTATTTTCATATTGCTTGTTTCAATAACAGCCGACTATTATTTAGCTAATTTTTTATTCTCTAGTACAAATAAGCAGCGAAAGAAAAGCTTGTTGCTTCTTTCCATATTTCTTAATTTAGGATTACTCATCTATTTCAAATATGCTAATTTTTTCGTTGATAACTTCAACAGTATATTGAACGAGTTTGGAGCAATAAATGTGAAATGGACAGCCATAGTGCTACCCATTGGCATCTCATTTTTTACTTTTCAAAAACTAAGTTATGTGCTGGATGTTTTCAGAATGAAAAAAGAGCCCTTAAAAAAATGGACTGATTTTGCTCTTTACATATTGCTTTTCCCGCAACTTATCGCAGGACCTATTATTCGTTACACCCAAATAGCTGATCAGTTAATTGACAGAAAGGCAATGCTAACTATTGACAACGCGCTTTTAGGATTTAGGCGATTTATTATCGGTTTGTCAAAGAAAATGTTAATAGCAAATGCATTGGGACAACAGGTGGATTTGGCTTTTAGCAATGGAATTGAAAATTTAGGAAGCCTGTCCAGTTGGATTATTATCATTGCCTATGCCTTGCAGATATATTTTGACTTTTCTGGTTATTCCGATATGGCTATTGGAATTGGTCGCATGCTTGGGTTTAAAATTCCTGAAAACTTTAAGAATCCATACATTGCTAAAGACATTATTGATTTTTGGCGAAGATGGCACATTACACTTACCAATTGGTTTCGAGATTACTTGTTTTTTCCTTTGGCATTTTCAATTTCAAACAAATTACAAAAGCCAAAATATCTACAACTAAAGACTGATTATTGGATTTATTTTTTCGCAGCGCTTATAACTTTCGGGTTAACAGGTTTCTGGCATGGAGCATCTTGGAGCTTTTTGTTATGGGGGCTATACCATGGTGCATGGTTGGTCATAAATCGCTTTTTACTTAAAAAATTCTTTAAAAGAATTGGCAAAACAAGTTCGATACTAATCACTTTTATTATTGTGCTTATTGGGTGGGTTCTGTTTCGTGCTGAAAATATGAATGAAGCAGTTGTTTTTCTATCTCAAATGTTTTCATTGGAGACTTCCAGCCTAATATTTCCATTTTCATTTTGGCTCATTTTGACCATTGGTATATTAATTTCATTTGTCCCTGCATTTGGAAAGATGGAAAGCTTTTTCGAAAACATACGTTCTGAAGACAAGAGATTGCCATTCTTTGTTATCCGTTATACAATTACAGCCATGTTGTTAATCCTTTGCATGTCTGAGATCGTTTCCACAGGATTTAACCCATTTATTTATTTTAGGTTTTGA